CGCGGCAGACTGACGATCGGGAGGCGCGAGGGCGCCGACGGACGAGTCGCCCATTCAGCCTTCCTTTTTAGGAGTAGAGATTGACCTTATGAGAGAAAGTATGTCGTTTTCATCATCAGATAAGAGAGGAATTTTATTTCCATAAATCTAGCATGCCTAGTTATCAAGCTTTTAATTTTAATAACGGTTCAATAAAATTATGTATTGAGATTCACCTTACTAGCAGGGAATAGCAGCTAAGTTAACCCACGGTACATTCTTTGCCTCCTTTTCTCCGTAACGTAAAAATTATTTTTGCTCCGGTGAGACGCCCGGCTTGCTCCGTTGTTGCTCGATAATATAATGCGCGAGACTGTTGAACCCGTCTCGCTGTCATGAACCACTTTTGCAATGGCCATCTATAGTGACAACTTTTGACTGTGATCGAGACAGATTGATGCACAAACGCACACATAGTCATTGTGCCCGTAAaaagttttccttttttttctcaaagtAAGAAAAAAACGATCGGGTGATTCTTCTTCTCCGTGGTACATATACCTGTAGTACCATTACCGCATTTATTTAAAGCTAGGGTTAAGTGACCATGACGGTACCTGAAAAACCGAGACAAAATGATGCTTACCAGATCCCCTCCCTCTAGATTTATAGATTTTGTTATGTCTatagacatatgttatatctagatgcatagtgaACACTATAAATCTAGCCAAAATGATCTACATTTCAGAACGAAAGGAGTATGATcttatttgtttttgttttctagGAAATTTTAGCGAAGAAAAACAACCACACCGAATCTTTCATACTATCCTGATATTTTGGAGAACAAGGACACAACTTAAGCTAAACGCGGAGGGTTCTCCATTTaatcactgcgttcggcaggctggagctggagtggtgtgagagaaaaacactgttacttggctggtggctggaggctggagctgcagCGATGTGAGAGGGAAATACTGTAGCGCTGGAGGCTACAACACCAGCCGAATGCAGTGAATCTCAAACGCAAAGCCGTCAAACTTtcctaaaataaaaaaaatctgatgcTATCATATATATTTCAAACAAAGAAAACACCATCATATTTATCTTATACTCCATCTGTTCGAAATTATAGGTCATTTAACTTTTTTGACCCTAACTTTGATcacttgtcttattcaaaaaattgtgTAAAATACTACTTCTTTTGTTATGGCTTGCTTCAccaatacaagttcttcaaaaatgacttacatttaattatatttgcacaatttttttgaatcaaacaagtggtcaaacttgatgtcaaaaaaatcaaacgataTAATttaaaacagagggagtacaatAAAGTAATTTTGCAATCTAGTACTATAAAAAGTAACTTCGTGGCCCATGAAAGTAAGGAAAACTAACTTTGTAGTGCATTAACGTTAGAAAACATAACTTTGTAACCCCTACCTTTTATTAAGAAAAGTAATTTTGTATTCCGTGGAATTTTAGAAAAAGTAACATTCATAGTTCACGAATGTTTAAAAACGTAACTTTATGGTTGCGACGACAGAAAGTAACTTATCAATAACATTTATCAATAACATGCATAACATGAAGTAACTTCATATGATAGAGAGtaagatttattttttttaaaaaaataacttcGTCAATTTGCCCAAAATATACTCACTTGCAATCTTGTTTTGAAGCTCTTGTCAAGACGAACATATTGGTGCAATCATCATCATATTTTGATTTGGAAAACTATTTATTTTTTAGAGTTTTTTTAATGAAGAAGCTATTTTTAGAgttgagattttttttgaagtaactTCCTATTGATTTTTCCAGAGTTGAGATTGATATGCATGTGCATATCACCCAACGCTGGTAGTTTTCAATTCTTCTTTTTCCGCAAGCAGGTGCTCCCGGGCCCGGCGCACGGGAGGAGGACGCGATAGGTAGAGTTTTTTTTGATaggatatactccctccatctcaaaataaatataattctagagtttaaattttgtcccacaaagaatgtAAATTTTGACCCACCTACCACAAAAGACAAGATAATTTGTAGAAGATTCTCACAAAAGACAACTAACATCTCATCCACTCCTCACAAAAGACAAAGGATATTTTGGTAATTTTACACATAGCATTGGTTTGCGTGCTCGGtcctagaattgcatttattttgggacggagggattATATCGTAGTTTTTTTTGGTGTACCCACGAATTGCCCATGCATCCTGATGGAGTGAtggtggatcgagtacaaacGAGAAACCACACGCGCATGCAAAAAAACGATTCCGTGACTCCGATCCGATGCATGCAAGATAACAAAGATCAATGTATCCGGCCATACGTATGACCGAAGAACGGTCGAATAATACTACCGCTTTGCTTCGAAGGCAAGCAACGAACAAATCCGGGGCGACTGACGATGATATCCCCTGATCCTGTTCCAACTTCTTACTTAACGCTTCCGATCCTGGACGACGACGAAGCCGGGCGTTGCGTGCGTCAGCGAGCCCACGAGCCCGGCGTGAGTCCGAGTCCTCGATcgcacgtcgtcgtcgtcctcgccgcgccgcaccgccccgCCTGAATCGGCCTCGCCGGCCTTGGCCGTGCGTTTGACCGCTGACCGATCGACGGCCCGGATCGTTTCTTAGTTCCCACGGTCAAAAAGGTGGCCAGGAGCGCCGCACCACGCACGCCCGCCCGCCccaggcatgcatgcatgcgttcTCTCCGCTGGTGCGACGATCCATCCAGCAGCtgggacgaccaggagacctgCTCGATCGATCGAGAGACTTTTCATCTGTTACTTTTTGGCCCTCCTTAATTTCCAAGCTTATTTCCATCATCTCTGCTGTGCTGTCGACGATCGACGGAGTGGTGGCGTGTGTCCGGTCGGGTCGACCGAAAAGGTGTTTTCCTAGGAGATCACGAAACGGATCGGATTTAGTATCTGGGTTTTACTTTTCAACACGTACGGCGGCGTTTGCTGAATTGCTGCTGATGGTATATCCAAGACCTCAATATTTCCGCGGCCCGGTCGCACGTACGTACGCAATGGGAGGAATATATCAAGAATGGGAGGAAGAAAACTGAGATTTACTTGACATTTCAGACACGCACCAGCAGGGAACTGCTCGATTAATTGCTTGTCAAATGAGCTATCCAAAACTAACGCCATCCAGTTTTGGTCTGAAAAAACGCTGTCTAATTTTGACCCGAGGGAGTACTTCCAGGCATATGCAAACGAAACTCGTCTAAAAACCATGGCATGTACAGTAGGTGCTTGGACAAATAGAAGTAATtctaattctttttttttgtcagcAGTGACTAATGTATATATCATACTTTTCAACATGTATGGAAAAAACAAGAGTATTAATAAACAGCTACACTATTATTGCTCACCCGATCGACAGCTTCATTTCCATGCCCCGAATTGTGCATGTTTCTATAAGAAATAGGAGCTAGTTCCTCCTTGCCAACGTCTGGTTGGTCGAAGTCAACTGCGACGCCCGACGAACCACTGGAAATGGAGCCATGGAGAGGGAGCATCCGGCAGTTGGGCACCGCTTGGTTTGATTGTAAGCCGTCCGTAATGACGCATTGGCACACCAATAACCAATAATTGGCTCCCTCAGCCAAAGCATGGCTGCCCTGTTTTGACACCAAACCCTAGAGAGACAAGACCACCCCTCGCTCCTAGGCATGGCGGCTATCATCTACCGTCGTATTAGCtaggtactccctccattccaaattataagatatcccaagaatcttgaagagtcaaagcaatctcaaatttgatcaagattatagagagaaatataaagatttatgatatcaaattgatgtactataaaaaatataactaataaaaattttaatgatatttagtttatataataaatattattattctattatataaatttgatcaaatatttttttttgactttCCAAGATtgtaaaaaaaacttgacctgcgggggtAAGACGgcccccacggcattgtttgagaggtagaatgacattctcacagcaggccaagaaaacccccgaacccctgccccacccgtacacgggggcccgtcgccttgtgagttaggccgggctccacagtgctttggacatAAGGCAGGCGAGGGAGTTTTTTTAACCTGAGGCGGAAATTCGCCCCTTCCGGAGATCGAACCCACGACCTCCGGAGTGCCGCCggactgccggaaccaattggCCCGACATCCTTTGGCGACTTTCCAAAATTGCTgaaatgtcttataatttaCCATGGTGTGGTAGACAGACTGCCCCACGTTGCAGCCCTACACGCTGACAGTGGATACAGCGCTACTGTCAGCGGCACACCATGCAGGTTATTGCAGACCCTATCCAATCCATGGCCACAGCAGGCTGGGGCGCCCCAGCCCCGCCGCCCATGGCTTGTCCACATCCCATGCCAAAACAATCTTTTGCGGGAAACCTCACAGCCGGTCAAACTGTTACTTCACGGTCACCCAAGCGACTACAGTGTAGTCCTGCAAAATCTGTGGCCATCCTATCGTCGTTCGTTGTCGAAAAAAATATCTCATATTACATGTGTTGTCATGCACTTGTAAGAGTAACATGTTTATTCTGATTCAAAAGAAACGAGACATTCAGTTCTAACGTAGTAGAGAGATTAGAGGGCAACGGCACTTCAGGCATACAGGATATACAGCATGCAACAAGAAAGTTTTGCATCCTTTTATACACAGACTACACAAGAACAACAGCAATGCATTCTATCATTTTGAAGGTAATGGCATTTATAGCAAGTGGTGTATGCACTACGCAGGCACGGCGAAGCTTGGCTCGGACCACCGGGGCGCATCGACCACGAGGCACGGGTCGGACTTTCTGAACTCGCCCACCTGCAGAGTTCAGCACAAGAAGATGGGTGAACAAACCTGGAAGCAAAATTTGTCTCGGTAGAACACAGCATGGTGAGTAGGGAGAGGCCCAACCTTTTCGCCGCAGTTGGGGCAGTAATGGTACTTGTGCCAGAGGCAGTCCATCGAAGGGCATAGGAAGCAGACCCCCATCATGAAGGGCATCATGCAGGCCACAACAGATGCCAGGCTCGGCTTCGACCTGTTCAAAGGAACACTCAGTTTTCAACTCCATTTCAGCTGTGAAGCCACATCAATTATTGATTCATAACTTCAAACACTCAATTTTCAACTCCATTTCAGCTGTGAAGCCACATCAATGATTGATTCATTACGCATTATCTATGTCCTACTGGACCCAAGGAGCAgtgtagaaaataaaaaatgccaAGTGCAGAAACTGCTTGCCACAAAAAACAGATGCACGGACATACAGGTTCAGATTTAGCCAAGGGCGTATCAAATCCATTCTACATCATGGCAAAAGACCCCAGCAAGAACTTAACACTAGCATTAAAGCATCACCTATCCTGGATATGATCGTGCACTAAAACTTAAAGCCTCCATATAAAACTAAAAGTATTCTCCGGAATATTCTCATCAACTGAAATATGAAGTAGAATAGAGAAACTCAATTGAACACTGCCGAACTACCACATGATGGTTGGAAAGTTGACTAACAAACTACTAACTGCTCCTTGATGCTACCTCAACAGATCCTCATGACCATTCAAAGTAAAGGTAACTGAGATCAAGCAATGCAAATAGCAATAGCACAGATCATGAGCAGATGTTACTCAAATCGGTTTACAATAACAGAAAAATGCAAGTCTTGTTTCCTAATCACCACAGCTCCCAATGACAATGATTGTCAGACATGTTACCATTAACTAGCAAAGCCAAGCAGGTGCTCCAGAGTTGAGGTTATCAAAAAAACATGAACAAAAACGATTTGAACACTGCTCAATTCAAGTATACTGCTAAATTACTGCATGGTTGCCTGAATCAAAATTCCAACTAACAATTCATGTTCCTGAAGATAAACCCATACAGAAAATAACGAAGACAACTGGAATCCCCATACAAATCTTTGGGTCTCATGCTACTCCAGAGGTCATGGAATGCCAGCATAATAGCTCAAAAATAAACTATGCTCAGGTCCAATGGTGAACTCAATGATATAAGCTCAGGAGTGCTCAACATAGTGACCAAGAGATCAGCAAGTTagttaaaaggaaaaagtaATAAAAGAGTAAAGCTAAATCTTGAGCTTTGCTCTAGTTTGGCTACATATTTCAGAATATTGTGCGCGTATGCATGATATATCAACCTTATAGTGGTAAAGATTTGTGCTTGAAACTGGGACTAAGCTATTTTCACAACCTAAGAACTATCATAAAATAAACACTACGACGGTGAAAATTAATGGCAGCTCATGCTTTCCTAAGTGATGATTAATATGGTGGAAGGTGTAAAAATTTCCATGTAAGATGGCACAAATAATCAAAATTTCCTATCTACCTTTTGACTTTTAAGGTTGCAGGCCACCAAACTCTACTTTCATCTACACAAACTACACATAAGGATTACtgttattttatttatatttaacaAAACTATGGATCTATCACAATCTCACCAGTATTTTCCACTTAAATAACTATATATCATCAATATACCATTTCTTTCTGATAAGAAAAGGACCAGTAAATCTTTGCATGTATAAACATTAAATCCATAATTGAAGTCTCATCTTTTCAATTGGAGTTCCTGGGAATACTAATATGTACTAGGTTATCCTTCAGCTTGTACACAGATGGGGGAACCATTGAGCATGAAGCAAAGAAGGTTCCACTTGATAGCAACTGAACCTAACGGTTGTGAGGAGTAGATAGTCAAGTGTTGCAGAACCTTGGAACACAGAAAATCAGTTAAGGACCTTCCGAATATGCTATCACACGGATAAAGATTATGCTCCAAACACAACCTATACCAGACAGTGCTCCAATTACCAATAGTCATGTCATGTACTGGCTAACCTTAGGGCAATATCATGTGTGCATAATGAGTTCTGTGGCCTTAGGGGGGCACAAGCCAGGGGCAAAGTATACTGTCCTAACATTTAGGTTCAGCACAAGCTCTGTGTTCTATTCATATGATTCAGCTATGCCTGACACATTGTGGACCTCCTGGTGCAATTGGGGAGTCTTCAGGGAGAGATCTATATGGCAAAGAATGTATCTTCCAGTAGATGGAGAAAGGCCCTTAACTGAAGGCTCTTTGAGGTACTCAACTCCATTTTATTTATGGCTAGAGATATGATGTCAATAGGAAGTCAAGAAGTCCATTGATGGCACCTTTAGTCCCTGATTTACTCCTGTGGCTGTTCCATACATGTGGTAAGAGCCACTAAAGCAGAATGCCAAAGAAAACCCGTTTCAACCAATAGGGTCCATAGTAACAGATTATCCTTTGGCTTTTCTATACAGGTCGTGGACCATCAAGCAAAGCAAAGAAGGATCCACTTCATTTTAGCAAGGGGGACATGTGGGGTGAGAGAACTAAGATGGTACAGATGTTTATCGTGGTTTGTAAAGGTCAGGGGAGCAGGCCTCTCACTCATAGGTTTAGCTGGTCCAATGTAACAAGGTATGGTCTCCTCACTTTTATGTTCCAGCACGCGCTCCAGCTCTGGCTGACATATAGCAGAACTTTTGGTGCAATTTTAGGGAAGTAGGCTTTTATCtagtttcaaatccattagagtggctatttttatgctggtttgccaaaacctaacgcaaccctcctcctttatccgggcttgggaccggctatgctgagacgactcaggagagtcttccagtcagcataggcggagctatctctaaagagatagctttggataggagcgcttggagactagctatcaatgtgcctgaaccttgaacttatttctttcgggtttcatctctagcctaccccaacttgcttgggaaaaaaggctatgttgttgttgttgttgttgttgtaggcTTTTATCTAGTTCCTCTTGAGGTACTCCAACTTAGTCCACTTGGGACTTGTGAGGTATGACGTTGATATAAATTCAAGGAGTCTGTTGGTGGGGCAATATTTATTGGGTACTCCTATGGCTATTCCATATCTGTTAAAAAGCCACTAAACCAAAATGCTAAACAAAGCTAATAGAAACAGATTATTAATTAGCTTGTTTATAGATGTCAGGGACCATCAAGCAAAGCAAAGGAGCCACTTCATCATAGCAAGGGGGCCTTAGGTGCGAGCTAACTAGATGATCCGGATCTGGATGTTTGTTGCCATCTGTAGCAGTGAAGGGTGCAGTCCTTCTTATTCATAGGTTTGAATGGTCCAACGAAGCAAATTATGGTGTCGTTTCTTTGGCGTACAACGCATGATATGGTATTGGCTGATATGTAATGGACATCCTAGTGCAATTGGACGCGTCCTATAGGAAGAGGGGAACATATCCAGTGGAAACCAAGGTAGCTATGGAAACTTGGAAACTACAGATCCAGACCACACGTTGCTCATCCGATGACTCCCTTTAGAGGTGGGTTGATTTAGCACTTAAATCCCCCCACAATTAGCTTTCCTAATCACAGTTTTGCAAAACACCCCCTCCACCTCACATCCCTTCCGTTTCCCTTGATCGGATCCCGTCGCCCCCGTCCACTCGCCTCCCGCGACGTGCCATCAAATTCAGTTCAAATAATGCAATTTACATCATGTATTGTGTACTGACAACACTACAGCAACCATCACAAGCAAACAGCATGCGCGAGCGATTCTTGGGCAGCAGCGACACTGCTTCTTCTTTCCTTGCGCCTCGCCGCCTCCTGCAGTTCGATCTTGGAGAAGCACGGATGCCTGAGCGCCGCAGCTGGTCCTCGCAGTTGATGCCTTGGAACGGATCGGAGCGCCCCCATCGACGAGCACCGCCATGACGCAGCCGAGGGCgggcgaggaggcgcggcgccggAGCGGGTGTGTtcgccggcgtggcggcgcggcacggGGGCGGGcgagcaggccggcgcaggggcggcgagTGGACGGGGGCGACGGGATCCGATCGAGGGAAACGGAAGGGACGTGAGGTGGAGGGGGTGTTTTGCAAAACTGTGATTAGGAAAGCTAATGGTGGGGGGATTTAAGTGCAAAATCAACCCACCTCTAAAGGGAGCCATTGGATGAGCAACATGTGGTCTAGATCTATAGTTTCCAAGTTTCCACAGCTACCTTGGTTTCCACTGGATATGTTCACATAGGAAGAGATCCTAATAGTGATCACGGTGTCTTCTTTTTTTGCgaacgtgcctgagcacgtatttcattaagaggatcACGGTGTCTTCTGATATATCATATGGAAGAAGGCCCTTCTCCTGTGCCACTCAAGCTAATCCAGCTTGGTTGGTTTAAGGCGAGAGCCACATGTTACTAAAGGAAGCTGAGAGATTCTGCCTTCACCATCTCACCTTGACAGTTTAGTACCATTCTTAAATTTGTAGGGAACAATTAGTCCCAGTTCCCACGAATCACAGCAAAGTGGAATACAGACAACACAGCAATGAACTACCATCTCTTTCCCAACCAAGCTAAACATGCAGGTTGCAGAGGAACTAAGAAGAACAATACTTAACGCTCAAAGATTGTCCTGATTGGATAAATTAAAGTTCCAAGTAATTAACATCTCATCTTAACCTGAGCATTCTCGTATTCAAGGCTTTCCCTCAAATTCAGTCCTGTGACATCTCACAACTCCTACCAGCTACGAAGCGCATCTCTCTCCCCACTCCAATTGTACTAAAAACCATGGAGATCGAATCATCATTTCCTAGGAAACCCGGACAATACCATGTGACCAAACAGGAGTGGGGTCGGGGGCTAAGAGAAGGACGGGGGCTCACCGGACGGTAGAGACGGCGGCTTCGCCGCAGGCCTGGCAGTGGAAGGGCGCGGGCGTGTCGCGGAACATGGTCTGCTGCAGCGGCACCCCCTTGGGCGCGCCGGCGTAGATCGCGTTGGGCGGCGGCATCCCCGCCGCGTAGgggttcggcggcggcgcgtagtAGTATTgcccctgggccgccgccgcgggatcgTACGGGATGCCGATGGcgggctcgccgccggtgacagCGGGGTCCTTGGTcgtcgccatggtcgccgccggTGGTGAGGGTGCGCGGGTCTGGATTGGCGGTGGGCTTGGTGGGTTTGGGCCGCTTGGCGGACGGTTGAATCGTCGTCGTCTGTCAGCCGCGTTGAACTGAACGCCGACCTATATTAAGGCGTGCCCCGTTGAAATTGTCTTCAACTCTTCTTCTAGAAAATCACTATTATTCTTGTACTAAGACTTCCAGAAATTTATTTTTCTTGCATCAAAGCTCTTCTAGAAACTCATTTTTCTTGGATGATTAAAGCGCTTCTGgaaaattatttttctttcattttgctTTTCTAAAATATTGGTTGTACTTGCGGAGAAATACATTCTTACTGGAAAATATGGCATGACTTTGGCGCGAGGCTATGACTTTATTTAGCATGTGTAATGTAGCATGAGATTTGGAGGATATAACTGTTAGCTTATTTCAGAGCTTTGGTGAGTAACTGAGTATGAAGCTGCTTTTATTGAGTTGGTTATCCTCTACCTTGAGTAATACTGAGGTACCAATACAAAATTAACTTAGTGTCATAAGTACGTGTGTGTTGCCATGTGCACATCTTGCAGTTATCTTTTTCTCGTAAAGTGATTTATAGGTACATCCGTCTCGTAGGTATTCCCTCGGTcctaaaataaatgcaattctagaaCCGAGTACGCAAACCAATGCTATATGTAAAATTATCAAAATACCTTTTTCTCGATGAGTGGATAAGCTGTTAGTTGTCTTTTGTGAAAATCTttcgtatttttttttcttttgtggtAGGTGGGTCAATATTTGCATTTTTGTgggataaaatttgaattctaaaattgcatttattttgtgatGGAGGAAGTATCGCCTTTGTAACCAGTGTCGAGCTATTACTATTCGAGTTCCTTCACTTCTTTTCTCTCTGATTAAAATTGGTCGAAGGATGAAGGAAAGGAAATACTAGTTGTTTCGAGCCGTTGTTGTCCGAGTCTCTGCAATTCTAGCTCGTTTTAACCATGCAGAGGGGTCAAGACTTTGGAGGCTACAAATTAAACATTGTTTTGGAGGAGGCACCGCTTTTGAGAAGAAGCAGAGCATCAGCAAGGCTTCAGGATGGCCGTGCGCGGTGCAGCTTTGCGCCATCTGGAGGCTTGGCCGAAACTCGAGAGGACGAGGACACGAAtggcccttttctttttttcctaggCACACAaactttttatttgattgataaaatatttttcactATCGTGGCTCATTGGTTGAGCTCGGAATGCACGAGCTAGCTCTAGAGTGAAAAGATATAGCTCTAGAGTGAAAAGATATCTCATTTTGTTAGGGTGTTGCCTATGACTATATCACACTTCCATAGTTCACTGCTAGAAATCCAACattcactgctagaaaaactctcattagtaccgggcgggaATCCCCGGTTAGTAACAGTTTCCCGCccggtaccgctcctccggtactaagtgcgcgtgcacttagtaccggtcagaccgcccggtactaaacggtcTGTTTAGTAACCGGTACTAAaagaagttttttttctttttaattcttTATATTtattctcttttcctttcaatttcaattaattagtattagtagtcgtactcgcagcggtttgtgtattcgtactcgtactcgtatctagaattcgtatttgtatatggagcaaagtaaataaaagaaattatatacatacatggataaaagaaatgttagaaattatatacatacatggataaaagacaataatatttacaagtatgaatgCTCATAAGTTTTTgcgacaaattcttcaataattctaatcatcttcatcggcaccggcatccttcttgcggcATTTCTTGAGTtcagctcgagccacacttatccttggatcggaatgaaattcactttttggatttatcacctcatccaacaggaatccacagagtgcttcttgaattgccctgattctttccggttcgatgaggttctctttcatATTCCAAATCTGTCAACAATAAATAAACACTAATATtttaatttagtacctgcatggaattagatacaagaaattgttactaatgttatacgtacttcgaagttttcttgtgtcatCCTCTTGATATCTCTgcaaaaaaagtgcatgtgctcacatacgtagtatccgcagagGTTGGTTCTTTGAttctgtctcaaacactatatacatatatacatgttatgaaatcttcatgctgtttgaataaatgaaagtagatgtgtgATATTCGTACCGGTTTGTTATGGTTGAATTCAAGTTCAGTCGGTATTGACGTGACTtctaattgtgttttgaggaaccgagaccatgccctttgtatgatgtctacgagattttgatataattctggtggcttcttcaaggagtcccacacagtaacttgggaccgatcgatttcgatcataagtaggatccagtggaaacAGTTACAGTTGATACATACGTATGGATACAAtaaatgttagatatatatacttattggctagttgaagtgactcaaaaagtCAAAGGACTCACTCGAAGTTGTATGGAaacagaatgaatgtgcgatcgtgctgcccttccaaggacatgactatattattctcggtccgattaggatattggcgtacactctcctcatgtataacattcggATCCATGAAGCCAACATTGTAAATCCCGCACTTCcggcattcttgcattttcatccttcacgattacaaataaaaggagggaatgagaaatctaaatgatttagtagagctagagtatacaattA
This window of the Panicum virgatum strain AP13 chromosome 1K, P.virgatum_v5, whole genome shotgun sequence genome carries:
- the LOC120702999 gene encoding GSH-induced LITAF domain protein-like produces the protein MATTKDPAVTGGEPAIGIPYDPAAAAQGQYYYAPPPNPYAAGMPPPNAIYAGAPKGVPLQQTMFRDTPAPFHCQACGEAAVSTVRSKPSLASVVACMMPFMMGVCFLCPSMDCLWHKYHYCPNCGEKVGEFRKSDPCLVVDAPRWSEPSFAVPA